Proteins from a single region of Trichoderma asperellum chromosome 3, complete sequence:
- a CDS encoding uncharacterized protein (SECRETED:SignalP(1-19)~TransMembrane:1 (n3-11c16/17o754-773i)) produces MRGWIACAFLLAQATAVICSHDQKPLGSQNDNSAHTAADKHAIESFLDVGAEPEGAAFIQPGSDLVDAALAELRKIPLPPRRKRESSGIFSSALRLLLRTIPTGPVIAPSQPKATATSGPLVNAVELLEQAAQQNNSDALYILADFNFFGNYSHPRDLHAAFKHYQQLASSHGNTTAQYMLGLYYSTGIGGVVPQDQAKALLYYTFAAVRGDTRAEMATGFRHLAGIGTTKSCETAVKYYKRVADKAIDWYRSGPPGGMAWVAQSWRIADDFGGLYGEGASASSAGMNAFKPRVNSDANAAIGDIIEYLDLMSQQSDSKATLNLGQIYYEGQRGLDNDFELARKYFLLVASRYWKKDGRPVENAKSGIDKLAGKAAGYLGKMYLRGDGVPQNFDRAKVWFDRGSSQADALSRYGLGLMYLHGYGVKENIVKAVELFRVSADHDYAPAQVQMGQLYLDQGGQEDVRIANNYFELAARYGNIEANYYLAELVFHGLGREKLCSMALSYYKSVAEKAEPLVSSWADANDAYEAKDYDLAFLEYLLAAEQGYEKAQTNVAWVLDTVRSKLPISELIRKRNDRSGLLDNPALALVYWTRASRQSNIDALVKMGDYYFYGIGTEQDIGKAVQCYTGASDYSQSAQALFNLGWMHENGIGLTQDFHLAKRYYDHALAVNDEAYLPVTLGLLKLRIRSAWNTLTNGPVHSIQDEPKKKKDWSLSEWITNFLEDEGPPYEDDYLDDMYDGTLGDDDEDILDGVVESTLIIGITLALVLLLWWRQRMQQQHAQNVEGERQNQRQQQDIPINPEDAFPAWAGGGMGL; encoded by the exons ATGAGAGGCTGGATAGCCTGTGCCTTCC TGCTTGCGCAGGCCACCGCGGTGATATGCTCTCACGACCAAAAGCCTCTTGGCAGCCAAAACGACAACTCAGCGCACACTGCTGCCGATAAGCATGCGATCGAATCCTTTTTAGATGTTGGTGCAGAGCCGGAGGGTGCAGCTTTTATACAGCCTG GAAGCGACCTTGTCGACGCTGCGCTTGCCGAGCTCCGGAAGATCCCACTACCGcctagaagaaaaagagaatcaTCGGGAATAttcagctcagctctgcGTCTGCTCCTCAGAACTATCCCGACCGGCCCTGTCATCGCACCATCACAGCCCAAGGCGACGGCGACCAGCGGCCCTCTAGTCAATGCGGTAGAGCTACTTGAGCAAGCAGCTCAGCAAAATAACTCCGATGCATTGTATATCCTTGCCGACTTCAACTTTTTTGGCAACTATAGCCATCCCAGGGACCTTCACGCCGCTTTTAAGCACTACCAACAACTAGCATCCAGCCATGGAAATACTACGGCGCAGTATATGCTTGGATTATATTACTCAACTGGCATAGGCGGTGTTGTCCCACAAGATCAAGCCAAGGCACTTCTCTATTACACCTTCGCTGCCGTTCGTGGAGATACAAGAGCTGAAATGGCCACTGGTTTCCGGCATCTAGCGGGCATCGGAACTACTAAGAGTTGTGAGACTGCCGTCAAGTACTACAAGCGCGTGGCGGATAAAGCTATAGATTGGTACCGCTCTGGCCCCCCGGGCGGGATGGCGTGGGTTGCTCAGTCATGGCGCATTGCAGATGACTTCGGAGGGTTGTATGGAGAAGGGGCGAGTGCTTCTAGTGCAGGCATGAATGCGTTCAAGCCTAGGGTCAACTCCGATGCCAATGCTGCTATTGGAGATATTATTGAATATCTAGATCTCATGTCCCAACAAAGTGATTCAAAGGCTACACTAAACCTGGGACAGATCTATTATGAGGGCCAAAGAGGACTAGACAACGACTTCGAACTTGCCAGGAAGTACTTTCTTCTGGTTGCCTCAAGATATTGGAAGAAAGATGGACGACCCGTAGAAAATGCCAAGTCAGGCATTGACAAGCTAGCCGGGAAGGCGGCTGGCTACCTCGGCAAGATGTATTTGAGGGGAGATGGGGTTCCTCAGAATTTCGACAGAGCAAAGGTGTGGTTTGATCGTGGCTCCTCACAAGCTGATGCACTATCACGGTACGGGCTGGGACTGATGTATCTGCACGGCTATGGCGTTAAAGAGAATATTGTGAAAGCTGTAGAGCTATTCAGAGTATCTGCTGATCACGATTATGCTCCTGCGCAGGTCCAGATGGGCCAGCTCTATCTCGACCAAGGCGGCCAGGAGGATGTGCGGATCGCGAACAACTATTTTGAGCTGGCTGCTCGTTATGGCAACATCGAGGCAAACTACTACTTGGCAGAACTGGTATTCCACGGCCTCGGTCGCGAAAAGCTTTGCAGCATGGCGCTGAGCTATTACAAGAGCGTAGCTGAAAAAGCAGAGCCCCTTGTATCGTCGTGGGCGGATGCGAATGATGCGTACGAAGCCAAGGACTATGACTTGGCGTTCCTGGAGTATCTCTTAGCTGCAGAGCAGGGATACGAGAAGGCGCAAACTAACGTTGCCTGGGTCCTCGATACTGTCCGATCTAAGCTACCGATTTCTGAGTTGATTCGTAAGCGAAACGACAGATCTGGTCTCTTGGATAACCCTGCATTGGCGCTCGTTTATTGGACACGAGCATCAAGACAATCAAACATTGATGCCCTCGTAAAAATGGGcgactattacttttatgGCATCGGTACCGAACAAGATATTGGCAAAGCGGTACAGTGCTATACTGGTGCTTCCGATTACTCACAGAGCGCCCAGGCACTTTTCAACCTGGGATGGATGCATGAGAATGGCATTGGGCTGACACAAGATTTCCATCTCGCCAAGCGGTACTACGACCACGCCTTGGCTGTCAACGATGAAGCGTATCTCCCCGTCACCCTCGGACTATTAAAACTTCGGATACGAAGCGCTTGGAATACTCTGACTAATGGACCAGTTCATTCTATCCAAGACGAGCCGA agaagaagaaagactgGTCTCTTTCGGAGTGGATAACCAACTTCTTAGAGGACGAGGGGCCTCCGTACGAGGACGATTACCTTGATGATATGTACGACGGGACACTCggggatgacgatgaagacataTTGGATGGCGTCGTTGAGAGCACTCTAATCATAGGCATCACCCTAGCTCTTGTCCTCCTATTGTGGTGGAGACAGAGgatgcagcaacagcatgcCCAGAACGTTGAAGGAGAACGTCAGAACCAGAGACAGCAGCAAGACATTCCTATAAATCCCGAAGATGCCTTTCCAGCCTGGGCAGGTGGAGGAATGGGCTTATAG
- a CDS encoding uncharacterized protein (BUSCO:EOG092D2LES): MNLLLSDDYLLQDYPESMTSTIRSGHATMLRFNRKGDYLASGRVDGTVVIWDLETMGVARKMRGHNKSITFLSWSKCGRYLLSTCQGWKAILWDLETGHRHREVRFRAPAYMAELHPWNHNIFVASLFEEQPLLVDISEPVDVKRVLPSAPKRSNTENDAALKEKQAKEDAKQMTTSAIWTATGDHIIAGTSKGKLNIIDAKTLEIIYSEKICTGVITTMRITGSGRDLLVNSQDRIIRTFRIPNLSVEDLDPDTIQLPLEHKFQDVVNKLSWNHVTFSATGEYVAASTYNNHELYVWERNHGSLVCMLKDPKEEQGVIEWHPSRPLLAACGLETGRIYIWSVISPQKWSALAPDFAEVEENVEYMEREDEFDIYAQEEIHRRRLDAEDEDVDVLATDPTKEEDGLDNFRMPILFNLGESDSEDEFVAVSTGTMRRRSPGESQADLSAGAESSAPVRKKGGARGGGRSKKK, from the exons AtgaatctccttctttcagATGACTACCTCCTCCAGGATTATCCTGAGAGCATGACCAGCACGATCCGGTCCGGCCATGCGACGATGCTGAGGTTTAACCGCAAGGGCGACTACCTTGCTTCCGGACGAGTAGACGGAACCGTCGTTATCTGGGACCTGGAGACAATGGGTGTCGCCCGAAAGATGAGAGGGCATAATAAGAGCATTACGTTCCTCAGCTGGTCAAAATGTGGACGCTATCTGCTCTCAACATGTCAAGGCTGGAAAGCCATACTTTGGGACCTGGAGACTGGGCACCGACACCGAGAGGTGCGCTTTCGTGCTCCTGCTTACATGGCTGAGCTCCATCCCTGGAACCA taatatttttgtCGCGTCTCTATTTGAAGAGCAGCCGCTGCTCGTCGATATCTCGGAGCCCGTCGATGTCAAGCGCGTTCTTCCGTCTGCACCAAAGCGATCAAACACTGAGAATGATGCTGCtctcaaagagaagcaagcaaaagaagatgcCAAGCAGATGACGACGTCTGCCATATGGACCGCGACCGGCGATCACATTATCGCAGGGACGAGTAAAGGCAAATTGAATATTATCGATGCCAAGACACTCGAGATCATATACTCAGAAAAAATATGCACAGGAGTTATTACGACGATGCGAATAACGGGATCTGGACGGGATTTACTGGTGAATTCACAGGACCGTATCATTCGTACTTTTCGAATACCCAATCTTTCGGTGGAGGACCTCGATCCGGATACGATACAGCTACCCCTCGAGCATAAATTCCAAGACGTCGTTAACAAGCTGTCTTGGAATCACGTCACGTTTAGCGCTACGGGTGAATATGTGGCCGCATCCACCTACAACAATCACGAACTCTACGTTTGGGAGAGAAACCATGGCAGTTTAGTCTGCATGCTCAAAGATCCGAAAGAGGAGCAAGGCGTTATCGAATGGCATCCTTCCCGGCCTCTCTTGGCAGCCTGTGGCTTGGAAACGGGCCGTATATATATTTGGTCCGTCATTAGCCCTCAGAAGTGGTCGGCGCTGGCGCCAGACTTTGCCGAGGTCGAAGAGAATGTAGAGTACATGGAGCGAGAGGACGAGTTCGACATATAtgcgcaagaagaaattcaTAGAAGGCGACTCGACgctgaggatgaggatgtaGATGTCCTCGCGACTGATCCCACTAAGGAGGAAGATGGTTTGGATAATTTTCGCATGCCTATTCTATTTAACCTGGGTGAGAGCGATAGCGAGGACGAATTTGTTGCAGTTTCGACTGGAACTATGCGGCGGAGGAGCCCTGGAGAAAGTCAAGCCGACTTGAGCGCCGGAGCAGAGTCGTCTGCTCCTGTGCGTAAGAAGGGAGGTGCCaggggaggaggaagaagtaaaaagaagTAG
- a CDS encoding uncharacterized protein (EggNog:ENOG41~TransMembrane:3 (i270-299o311-332i445-465o)) produces the protein MAPLCADPRQIVIALNPARRKALLFLVQEIIRGMISELETHPDELGSIAPEDEGNRDDESVSSDLPEKAGRSASQGGRAQGLSLQKAKTTREAEKVLGAAFAYTLEWRDEVVSKLEEIVNVEDTHKIAAERKTRREALDKKKLDLPSNDRFLVDVDGMPVDETEDVSMLQSVYKPIPTKLTTIPIEDREEALSCVLLLLLSTGKYSAHSRALVLYLASSLGISTTFLNKEEAEIAMSLMESSTANEDAKETMSADAEAAKRKQQNKASRFWKVGLASVAGAAVIGITGGLAAPLVAGAIGTVLGGVGLGGVASFLGIFWMNGALVGTLFGAYGAKMTGEMMDNYAKEVEDFRFLPLREESTTDNPEEITKEQKEQRRLRVAIGINGWLNKEDDIKKPWRTLSTDTEVFALRYEMNVLLKLGTALNDLVRSVAWTAFKAEVIKRTLLATLWAALWPIQVLAIASNVDNPFNRAHNRSRKAGQLLADALINKVQGERPVTLIGYSLGAATIHACLQSLAERHAFGLVDTVVLIGTPAPSNSAHWRTIRPVVSGKIFNVYSENDMILGFVYRMHSLALGVAGLQPIKDVKGIVNVNLSDSVSGHLRYPSLTGEILHKCGFVNVKAGTEIETEEDVIQMKDKEADLLDFSEGHDDNSKAVNKSAESLQGLTITPPALLPSYESATKPTISRRPVGGSGPEAPPPIPRMTESVPPIEMREADEIPPPLPRRQTVPLQEIRIPRRPVPANAEEPASPKTPLTPQSDSDDEHHMSISMVDRDVDDD, from the exons ATGGCGCCGCTATGCGCAGATCCGCGTCAGATCGTGATTGCTTTGAATCCCGCCAGGCGAAAGGCATTGTTGTTTCTAGTCCAAGAAATCATAAGGGGTATGATCTCTGAGCTGGAGACTCATCCCGATGAATTGGGATCCATCGCACCagaggatgaaggcaataGAGACGATGAATCGGTCTCTTCAGACCTGCCTGAGAAGGCGGGGCGCTCTGCATCCCAAGGTGGCAGAGCTCAGGGCTTGTCCCTGCAGAAAGCAAAGACTAccagagaagcagaaaaggtTCTAGGAGCGGCATTTGCATACACGCTGGAGTGGCGAGATGAGGTCGTATCCAAGCTTGAAGAGATTGTGAATGTGGAAGATACGCACAAGATTGCGGCCGAGAGGAAGACTCGACGCGAAGCcttggacaagaagaagttggATTTGCCCAGTAACGATCGCTTCTTAGTTGATGTGGATGGTATGCCTGTTGATGAGACAGAAGATGTCTCCATGTTGCAGTCGGTGTATAAGCCAATACCCACCAAGTTGACCACCATCCCCATCGAGGATCGAGAAGAAGCCCTTAGCTGtgtgctgctactacttcTATCTACGGGGAAATATTCTGCTCACTCTCGCGCCTTGGTGCTTTATCTAGCGTCATCGTTGGGAATTTCTACAACGTTTCTTAacaaggaagaagcagaaatcgCCATGTCGCTCATGGAGTCGTCCACAGCTAATGAGGATGCAAAGGAAACCATGTCTGCCGAcgctgaggctgccaaaCGCAAACAACAGAACAAAGCCAGTCGCTTTTGGAAAGTTGGACTAGCATCTGTAGCCGGTGCTGCAGTTATCGGAATCACGGGAGGCTTGGCTGCTCCTCTTGTTGCTGGAGCGATTGGGACTGTTCTGGGAGGCGTTGGTCTAGGAGGTGTTGCGAGCTTTCTTGGCATCTTCTGGATGAACGGAGCTTTGGTCGGAACTCTTTTTGGAGCCTATGGCGCCAAGATGACT GGCGAAATGATGGATAACTATGCGAAAGAGGTCGAAGACTTCCGATTTCTCCCCCTCAGAGAAGAGTCTACAACAGATAACCCAGAGGAAATCaccaaagagcaaaaagaacaGCGTCGTCTTCGCGTTGCTATCGGAATCAATGGCTGGCTTAACAAAGAGGATGACATCAAGAAGCCATGGCGCACTCTCAGCACCGACACCGAAGTCTTTGCTCTACGCTACGAGATGAATGTTCTTCTTAAACTAGGCACCGCATTAAACGACCTCGTCCGCTCCGTTGCTTGGACGGCCTTCAAGGCGGAAGTTATCAAGCGGACTTTGCTGGCGACTCTTTGGGCTGCCCTCTGGCCGATCCAAGTCTTGGCTATTGCTTCCAATGTGGACAATCCGTTCAACCGTGCGCACAACAGATCTCGAAAGGCCGGGCAGCTTCTCGCTGATGCGCTCATTAACAAAGTTCAAGGTGAACGGCCTGTCACTCTGATAGGCTATTCTCTCGGTGCCGCGACCATCCATGCCTGTTTACAATCTCTTGCCGAACGCCACGCCTTCGGCCTTGTCGATACGGTTGTCCTAATCGGCACTCCAGCCCCATCTAACTCAGCTCACTGGCGGACCATCCGGCCCGTAGTCTCTGGAAAGATCTTCAACGTCTACTCCGAGAACGACATGATCCTGGGTTTCGTCTACCGAATGCACAGCCTTGCTCTCGGAGTCGCTGGCCTACAGCCCATCAAAGACGTCAAAGGCATTGTGAATGTGAATTTGAGCGACAGTGTCAGTGGTCATCTCCGATATCCCTCTCTCACGGGTGAGATATTGCACAAATGCGGCTTCGTAAACGTCAAGGCCGGAACGGAAATCGAAACGGAGGAGGACGTCATCCAGATGAAAGACAAGGAAGCAGATCTTCTCGACTTCAGCGAAGGACATGATGACAACTCCAAGGCCGTAAACAAGTCTGCCGAGTCCCTTCAGGGCCTGACAATCACGCCTCCGGCTCTTTTGCCGAGCTACGAGTCTGCCACCAAGCCTACAATCTCTAGACGGCCAGTCGGCGGATCTGGACCAGAAGCTCCGCCTCCTATTCCTCGAATGACGGAGTCTGTGCCTCCTATTGAGATGCGTGAGGCAGATGAAATCCCTCCACCACTGCCAAGGCGCCAGACGGTTCCCTTACAAGAGATTCGAATCCCTCGACGTCCAGTTCCAGCCAATGCTGAGGAGCCTGCTAGCCCGAAAACGCCACTGACTCCGCAGTCCGACTCCGATGATGAACACCACATGTCCATTTCTATGGTAGATAGGGACGTGGATGATGATTGA
- the RGT1 gene encoding Glucose-responsive transcription factor (BUSCO:EOG092D3THJ): protein MANSKFEYVRNFEQPDSLMPNTWVVVRIDGRGFTKMCAKYEFEKPNDKRALDLMNAAAKAVVTDLPEITIAYGVSDEYSFVFHKTCNLFERRASKLVSTIVSTFTANYVYLWSTYFPDTPLSFPLPTFDGRAVCYPTVQNLRDYMSWRQADCHINNLYNTAFWKLIQLGGLDNKEAEKTLAGTLAADKNEILFSRFKINYNNEPEMFKKGSIIFRDYELVEPGSHNEAAAADALAEPVVQSKSQAEKDKKRRAKAKVVVEHLDIIRDEFWDKRPWILSGKPGRPANLSKEIQT, encoded by the exons ATGGCGAACTCAAA ATTTGAATATGTTCGAAATTTTGAGCAGCCAGACTCCCTCATGCCCAATACTTGGGTTGTAGTGCGCATAGATGGGAGAGGATTTACCAA AATGTGCGCCAAATATGAATTCGAAAAGCCCAATGACAAGAGAGCGCTTGATCTTATGAacgcagcagccaaggctgTTGTGACTGATTTGCCAGAGATCACTATTGCCTACGGAGTTAGCGACGAATACAG CTTCGTCTTTCATAAGACCTGCAACCTCTTtgagagaagagcaag CAAACTCGTCAGCACAATTGTTTCTACCTTTACGGCAAATTATGTCTATCTCTGGTCGACATACTTTCCGGACACTCCTCTCTCATTTCCTCTTCCGACATTTGATGGCCGAGCTGTCTGTTATCCGACAGTACAAAATCTCCGGGACTACATGAGTTGGAGACAAGCTGATT GCCATAtcaataacttatataatacgGCATTCTGGAAACTGATACAGCTGGGCGGGCTTGATAAtaaggaggctgagaaaaCCCTTGCT GGAACACTGGCTGCCGACAAGAATGAAATACTGTTTTCTCGCTTCAAGATCAACTACAACAATGAGCCGGAAATGTTCAAAAAGGGAAGCATAATATTTAGAGAT TATGAACTGGTCGAGCCCGGCAGTCATaatgaagcagcagcagcagacgccCTTGCGGAGCCGGTAGTGCAGTCAAAATCACAAGCCGAAAAGGATAAGAAGCGCAGAGCCAAAGCGAAAGTGGTGGTGGAGCACTTGGATATTATCAGGGACGAATTTTGGGACAAGCGGCCTTGGATTCTATCTGGCAAGCCTGGTCGACCGGCCAATCTATCCAAAGAAATACAAACTTGA
- the RGT1 gene encoding Glucose-responsive transcription factor, variant 2, whose product MCAKYEFEKPNDKRALDLMNAAAKAVVTDLPEITIAYGVSDEYSFVFHKTCNLFERRASKLVSTIVSTFTANYVYLWSTYFPDTPLSFPLPTFDGRAVCYPTVQNLRDYMSWRQADCHINNLYNTAFWKLIQLGGLDNKEAEKTLAGTLAADKNEILFSRFKINYNNEPEMFKKGSIIFRDYELVEPGSHNEAAAADALAEPVVQSKSQAEKDKKRRAKAKVVVEHLDIIRDEFWDKRPWILSGKPGRPANLSKEIQT is encoded by the exons ATGTGCGCCAAATATGAATTCGAAAAGCCCAATGACAAGAGAGCGCTTGATCTTATGAacgcagcagccaaggctgTTGTGACTGATTTGCCAGAGATCACTATTGCCTACGGAGTTAGCGACGAATACAG CTTCGTCTTTCATAAGACCTGCAACCTCTTtgagagaagagcaag CAAACTCGTCAGCACAATTGTTTCTACCTTTACGGCAAATTATGTCTATCTCTGGTCGACATACTTTCCGGACACTCCTCTCTCATTTCCTCTTCCGACATTTGATGGCCGAGCTGTCTGTTATCCGACAGTACAAAATCTCCGGGACTACATGAGTTGGAGACAAGCTGATT GCCATAtcaataacttatataatacgGCATTCTGGAAACTGATACAGCTGGGCGGGCTTGATAAtaaggaggctgagaaaaCCCTTGCT GGAACACTGGCTGCCGACAAGAATGAAATACTGTTTTCTCGCTTCAAGATCAACTACAACAATGAGCCGGAAATGTTCAAAAAGGGAAGCATAATATTTAGAGAT TATGAACTGGTCGAGCCCGGCAGTCATaatgaagcagcagcagcagacgccCTTGCGGAGCCGGTAGTGCAGTCAAAATCACAAGCCGAAAAGGATAAGAAGCGCAGAGCCAAAGCGAAAGTGGTGGTGGAGCACTTGGATATTATCAGGGACGAATTTTGGGACAAGCGGCCTTGGATTCTATCTGGCAAGCCTGGTCGACCGGCCAATCTATCCAAAGAAATACAAACTTGA
- a CDS encoding uncharacterized protein (BUSCO:EOG092D4AAG), producing the protein MDAHALLSAQGWRGTGHSLHKTDDSIGLAKPLLLNRKTNTKGLGNTKHFTSDMWWMNAFDEQLKGLDTSKKGQVVQTVKTGKLNALDRGNVSKYSVYASFVRGGFLEGTISVETTDDSTSTDSDKSDDEKTATKAVKPKKESKEEKRVRKEAKRKRKEARALRRAAKAERRLKRAEAKKDTSDSSSSGKEEKLLRRAGKEEKRKRKELKMEKN; encoded by the coding sequence ATGGATGCACACGCGCTTCTTTCCGCCCAGGGCTGGCGAGGAACTGGCCATTCTCTACACAAGACGGACGATTCAATTGGCCTCGCAAAGCCTCTATTACTGAATCGCAAGACCAACACCAAGGGCCTTGGCAACACAAAACATTTTACAAGCGATATGTGGTGGATGAACGCCTTTGATGAGCAATTGAAAGGTCTCGATACCTCCAAAAAGGGCCAAGTCGTCCAAACCGTCAAGACTGGCAAGCTCAACGCGCTGGATCGCGGAAACGTGTCGAAATACTCCGTCTATGCTTCCTTTGTGCGAGGCGGGTTTCTTGAAGGAACAATCAGTGTAGAAACGACAGACGACTCGACAAGCACCGATTCTGATAAGAGCGACGATGAGAAAACAGCGACGAAAGCTGTAAAAcctaagaaagaaagcaaagaggagaagagagtgagAAAGGAAGCGAAAAGGAAGCGAAAAGAGGCACGAGCCCTGAGGAGAGCAGCGAAGGCTGAAAGAAGGCTGAAGAGAGCCGAGGCGAAGAAAGACACGTCTGATTCTAGCAGTagtggaaaagaagagaaactcCTTAGACGTGCCGGGAAGGAGGAAAAGCGCAAGCGAAAGGAActaaagatggagaaaaacTAA